In the Hypanus sabinus isolate sHypSab1 chromosome 1 unlocalized genomic scaffold, sHypSab1.hap1 SUPER_1_unloc_1, whole genome shotgun sequence genome, one interval contains:
- the LOC132385351 gene encoding uncharacterized protein LOC132385351 isoform X2, with the protein MCSLGVSDQMEDVTTKGRSIAVCVWLVMVGIAADVECSGQGTMATQMSNSPLMNSRKPVSSRMGGWDGRKMLNSTNAAGRSVAQVTMAVGVPIVLCFHHMLM; encoded by the exons ATGTGCTCACTCGGAGTATCAGATCAGATGGAGGACGTGACTACCAAGGGAAG GTCCATCGCAGTCTGTGTGTGGTTGGTCATGGTCGGAATTGCTGCTG ATGTGGAGTGTTCTGGGCAGGGGACCATGGCAACCCAGATGTCGAACTCGCCACTGATGAATTCTAGGAAGCCAGTCTCCAGCAGAATGGGGGGATGGGATGGAAGGAAGATGCTGAACTCCACGAATGCGGCTGGGCGGTCAGTagctcaag TGACGATGGCAGTTGGTGTTCCTATCGTTCTGTG ttttcaccatatgttaatgtga
- the LOC132385351 gene encoding uncharacterized protein LOC132385351 isoform X1, protein MCSLGVSDQMEDVTTKGRSIAVCVWLVMVGIAADVECSGQGTMATQMSNSPLMNSRKPVSSRMGGWDGRKMLNSTNAAGRSVAQVTMAVGVPIVLWCLWVGRLKTQILAWMEMHSEIPLSAVLLPALAAPPRLQRNPAQSVQSLPRTNTPPRQSPGESPLHTGDPSLGSTDPLVNGIGPLHKIKLRTPVLLVNTYLGLSQSFLPHSHHISCYHIMPEVPCG, encoded by the exons ATGTGCTCACTCGGAGTATCAGATCAGATGGAGGACGTGACTACCAAGGGAAG GTCCATCGCAGTCTGTGTGTGGTTGGTCATGGTCGGAATTGCTGCTG ATGTGGAGTGTTCTGGGCAGGGGACCATGGCAACCCAGATGTCGAACTCGCCACTGATGAATTCTAGGAAGCCAGTCTCCAGCAGAATGGGGGGATGGGATGGAAGGAAGATGCTGAACTCCACGAATGCGGCTGGGCGGTCAGTagctcaag TGACGATGGCAGTTGGTGTTCCTATCGTTCTGTG GTGCTTGTGGGTCGGACGTTTGAAAACTCAAATATTGGCctggatggagatgcacagtGAGATCCCACTATCAGCAGTGTTACTGCCTGCTCTGGCAGCACCCCCAAGACTCCAGAGGAATCCAGCCCAGTCTGTGCAATCTCTCCCCAGGACTAACACCCCACCCAGAcaaagtcctggtgaatctccccttcACACAGGGGATCCCTCCcttgggtccacggaccccttggttaatggtattggtcctctGCATAAAATAAAGTTGAGAACCCCTGTCTTGTTGGTAAACACCTACTTGGGTTTGTCACAATCATTTCTCCCACATTCACATCACATCAGTTGTTATCACATCATGCCTGAAGTACCCTGTGGTTAA